One window of Novosphingobium sp. 9U genomic DNA carries:
- a CDS encoding SDR family NAD(P)-dependent oxidoreductase, with protein sequence MGRLDGKRAVIVGASSPDNMGQHIAQRFLAEGARVLVSGRKEDVLADFAAAHGCHFAVCDLTDEQSLDHLGQAAMDHLGGIDIAINATGWGLLKPFLETTHDELMGLTMLQYVGPFHFFQAMLRRMARSHGGNGGSLIQISSATATIMLNDHAAYMGTKAGADHVVRCIAHEFGSEGVRANSISPGLTDTPMTAEAMQVPGLAEAFLAGYPLGRIGTSDDIAAAAVWLASDECFMTGENLQVNGGLTLRRNPMNSEIAAAIAAAAG encoded by the coding sequence ATGGGAAGGCTGGATGGCAAACGTGCGGTGATCGTCGGGGCAAGCAGCCCAGACAACATGGGCCAGCACATCGCCCAGCGCTTTCTGGCCGAGGGCGCGCGCGTGCTCGTTTCCGGGCGCAAGGAGGATGTGCTCGCCGATTTCGCTGCGGCGCACGGCTGCCATTTCGCCGTGTGCGACCTCACCGACGAGCAGAGCCTCGATCATCTCGGCCAGGCGGCGATGGACCATCTGGGTGGCATCGATATCGCCATCAACGCGACGGGTTGGGGCCTGCTAAAGCCGTTCCTGGAGACCACCCATGACGAGCTGATGGGCCTCACCATGCTGCAGTATGTCGGGCCCTTCCACTTCTTCCAGGCGATGCTGCGTCGCATGGCGCGCAGCCATGGAGGGAACGGCGGCTCGCTCATTCAGATCAGCTCGGCCACCGCGACGATCATGCTGAACGATCACGCCGCCTACATGGGCACCAAGGCCGGCGCCGACCACGTTGTGCGCTGCATCGCCCACGAGTTCGGCAGCGAAGGCGTGCGCGCCAACTCGATCTCGCCGGGACTGACCGACACCCCGATGACAGCAGAAGCCATGCAGGTGCCGGGGCTCGCCGAAGCGTTTCTGGCCGGCTATCCGCTGGGCCGCATCGGCACTTCGGACGACATCGCCGCGGCGGCCGTGTGGCTCGCCAGCGACGAATGTTTCATGACCGGCGAGAACCTGCAGGTGAACGGCGGCCTGACCTTGCGCCGCAACCCGATGAACAGCGAGATTGCCGCCGCCATCGCCGCTGCGGCAGGATGA
- a CDS encoding AMP-binding protein — MERTQKPWAWLTTPPAHLQRYAGTGLWDERTIADHAEALAQDDPEFVLLIDGAVQITRAQALADAEALSAALHARGMRPGEVLAFQVPNWHEALVINLAAAMSGLVVNPIVPIYRDHEVSQMLADCGAKALFVPGGVRKFDYAAMAQRLAGDLPELRHVFTVRGEGDNDYAALLAEGRGVAFARPKVEPLGVKMVLYTSGTTGRPKGVLHSHVAIARVLRQSGTFWGLKPGEATLMPSPVTHVSGYANGLEAPFICGTSTVLMDGWDAQAALTLIDRHSLVGTVAATPFLVELAAAARDSGKRLPSLRFFACGGAAVPSDLIPAANAAFARCRAFRVFGASEVPLVSFGWPSDEHLAATTDGAIVDYEVRIVDGDDRDLSDGAEGEILARGPAMLLGYADEAQTREAITADGFFRTGDLGVRTPQGAITVTGRKKDLIIRGGENISAKEIEDVLHAHPHVREAAVVAMPHARLGEGVCAYVVARADAPSAAALAEHVTSSGLARQKIPERFEFREDLPRTASGKVRKDLLRAEVKALVDAVPG; from the coding sequence ATGGAGAGGACACAGAAGCCCTGGGCGTGGCTCACCACGCCGCCTGCGCACCTGCAGCGCTACGCCGGCACCGGTTTGTGGGACGAGCGCACGATCGCCGATCACGCCGAAGCTCTGGCGCAGGACGATCCGGAGTTCGTGCTGCTGATCGACGGCGCAGTGCAGATCACCCGCGCGCAGGCGCTCGCCGATGCCGAGGCCTTGAGCGCCGCGCTCCACGCCCGCGGCATGCGCCCTGGTGAGGTCCTCGCGTTCCAGGTGCCTAACTGGCACGAGGCGCTTGTCATCAACCTGGCAGCCGCGATGTCCGGCCTGGTGGTCAACCCGATCGTGCCGATCTACCGCGATCACGAAGTCTCGCAGATGCTCGCCGACTGCGGAGCCAAGGCACTCTTCGTGCCCGGCGGTGTGCGCAAGTTCGACTATGCCGCAATGGCGCAGCGTCTTGCCGGCGACTTGCCCGAACTGCGCCATGTCTTCACCGTGCGTGGCGAAGGCGACAACGATTATGCTGCGCTACTAGCCGAAGGGCGTGGCGTTGCCTTCGCCCGGCCGAAGGTCGAACCCTTGGGCGTCAAGATGGTGCTCTACACCTCGGGCACGACCGGGCGCCCGAAGGGCGTGCTCCACAGCCATGTCGCGATCGCGCGGGTGCTGCGCCAGAGCGGTACGTTCTGGGGATTGAAGCCAGGAGAGGCGACGCTCATGCCCTCGCCGGTGACCCACGTGTCGGGCTATGCCAATGGTCTGGAGGCGCCTTTCATCTGCGGCACCAGTACAGTGCTGATGGATGGCTGGGACGCGCAAGCCGCGCTGACGCTGATCGACCGGCACAGCCTGGTGGGAACAGTGGCGGCGACGCCTTTCCTGGTCGAGCTGGCGGCAGCCGCTCGCGACAGCGGCAAGCGCCTGCCCTCTCTGCGCTTCTTCGCATGCGGCGGGGCGGCGGTGCCAAGCGACTTGATCCCCGCGGCCAATGCGGCCTTCGCCAGATGCCGGGCCTTTCGCGTATTCGGAGCGTCGGAAGTGCCGCTGGTGTCGTTCGGGTGGCCCAGCGACGAGCACCTCGCCGCCACGACCGACGGCGCCATCGTCGACTACGAGGTCCGGATCGTCGATGGCGACGATCGCGATCTGTCGGATGGCGCCGAAGGGGAAATCCTGGCGCGCGGCCCCGCCATGCTGCTGGGCTACGCCGACGAAGCGCAGACCCGCGAGGCGATCACCGCGGACGGGTTCTTCCGCACCGGCGACCTCGGCGTGCGCACGCCACAAGGCGCGATCACCGTCACCGGTCGCAAGAAGGACCTGATCATCCGCGGCGGCGAAAACATCTCCGCCAAGGAGATCGAAGACGTGCTGCACGCCCATCCGCACGTGCGCGAGGCTGCGGTCGTCGCGATGCCGCACGCGCGGCTCGGCGAAGGGGTCTGCGCCTACGTCGTCGCGCGCGCCGATGCGCCCTCGGCTGCCGCGCTGGCTGAGCACGTGACCAGCAGCGGCCTCGCGCGACAGAAGATCCCTGAACGCTTCGAGTTCCGCGAAGACCTGCCGCGCACCGCCTCGGGCAAGGTCCGCAAGGACCTGCTGCGCGCGGAGGTCAAGGCGCTGGTCGACGCCGTTCCGGGCTGA
- a CDS encoding aromatic ring-hydroxylating dioxygenase subunit alpha: protein MSRGRHLDRVQQIGDAAEIMLDYVENKKTFQTDRTFKVPTQSYTDPDQFKAEMELVFKRVPLMLAFTAELPNPGDYKAMEAIGLPVLIARDKQGTVRAFLNVCSHRGAPVAADGHGNCARFTCKYHSWTYGQDGRLIGISEASTFGDVDKSAMGLRQLPCEERSGMIFVCLTPNAPMDLDNHFRGFLEDFDALDFANWTYLGSRTIEGANWKVAYDGYLEGYHFKSLHPETIFPRTPSNCTHYEGFGPNMRIGFPQHSICEQLKDVPRQDWGTRENYGYDFVRIFFPNVSIFIAPEITQVAQLFPGPTPDRNRTVLNYLRRDPVKDDADRAGVEAAMNFFRDVTFQEDYLIGLEIQRGLESGAHDELVFGRNERGNQYFHEWLNWYLEDDASQPEPRM, encoded by the coding sequence ATGTCGAGAGGACGTCATTTGGACCGGGTACAGCAGATTGGCGACGCCGCCGAGATCATGCTCGATTATGTCGAGAACAAAAAGACGTTCCAGACCGACCGTACCTTCAAGGTACCGACCCAAAGCTACACCGACCCCGACCAGTTCAAGGCGGAGATGGAGCTGGTGTTCAAGCGGGTTCCGCTGATGCTGGCGTTCACCGCGGAGCTGCCGAACCCGGGCGATTACAAAGCGATGGAGGCGATCGGCCTGCCGGTGCTGATTGCGCGCGACAAGCAGGGCACGGTGCGCGCGTTCCTCAATGTCTGCTCGCACCGCGGGGCGCCGGTCGCAGCCGACGGACACGGCAACTGCGCGCGGTTCACCTGCAAGTACCATTCGTGGACTTACGGCCAGGACGGACGGCTGATCGGTATCTCCGAGGCGAGCACCTTCGGCGATGTCGACAAGAGCGCGATGGGCCTGCGGCAGCTTCCGTGCGAGGAGCGCAGCGGCATGATCTTCGTGTGCCTCACGCCCAATGCGCCGATGGATCTCGACAACCACTTTCGCGGTTTTCTGGAAGATTTCGACGCTCTCGATTTCGCGAACTGGACTTATCTCGGCAGCCGCACCATCGAAGGCGCCAACTGGAAAGTCGCCTACGACGGCTACCTCGAAGGCTATCACTTCAAGTCGCTGCACCCCGAGACGATCTTTCCGCGCACGCCGTCCAACTGCACGCATTACGAGGGCTTCGGTCCCAACATGCGCATCGGCTTTCCGCAGCACTCGATCTGCGAGCAGCTGAAGGACGTGCCGCGGCAGGACTGGGGCACGCGCGAGAACTATGGGTATGATTTCGTGCGTATCTTCTTCCCCAACGTGTCGATCTTCATCGCGCCGGAGATTACGCAAGTCGCGCAGCTCTTCCCCGGGCCGACGCCCGATCGCAACCGCACGGTGCTGAACTATCTGCGCCGCGATCCGGTGAAGGACGATGCCGACCGTGCAGGCGTGGAAGCGGCGATGAACTTCTTCCGCGATGTCACCTTTCAGGAGGACTACCTGATCGGCCTGGAGATCCAGCGCGGCCTGGAGTCAGGCGCGCACGACGAACTCGTGTTCGGCCGCAATGAGCGCGGAAATCAGTACTTCCACGAGTGGCTCAACTGGTACCTGGAGGACGACGCCTCGCAGCCCGAACCCCGGATGTAG
- a CDS encoding NADP-dependent oxidoreductase codes for MNENRRFLLARRPQGEPVREDFSLVTQPIPAPPPGGLVVRNHFASLDPAQRGWMDDAESYMPPIPLGDPVRATTVGVVHASDNPDFAVGQWVMGLNALEDYSVAVPGGFTMPIDADAVSSPSNYLSALGAVGLTAYFGLADVAKPQPGETLLVSGAAGAVGSAVGQIGKIMGCRVVGIAGGADKCRRLIEDYGFDAAIDYKGKGHEELVAAINAAAPDGVNVVFENVGGAVLEAEVFTLAHNARIVLCGLISEYNATEKVGLRNLWQILARRATIHGFLIADYAHRFAEGGAQMAQWLGEGKLRADEDVQEGLENAYDAFMRLFSGANTGKLVLKIA; via the coding sequence ATGAACGAGAACCGCCGCTTCCTGCTCGCGCGCAGGCCGCAGGGAGAACCTGTCCGCGAGGATTTCTCGCTCGTCACGCAGCCCATCCCGGCCCCTCCGCCGGGCGGGTTGGTCGTACGTAATCACTTCGCCTCGCTAGACCCTGCGCAGCGTGGCTGGATGGACGATGCGGAGAGCTACATGCCGCCGATCCCGCTCGGCGATCCGGTGCGCGCGACGACGGTCGGCGTGGTCCACGCTTCCGACAATCCGGACTTCGCAGTCGGGCAGTGGGTCATGGGCCTCAATGCGCTGGAGGACTATTCAGTGGCGGTGCCCGGTGGCTTCACCATGCCGATCGACGCGGATGCGGTGTCCTCTCCCTCCAACTACCTTTCGGCCTTGGGAGCGGTGGGCCTGACGGCGTACTTCGGCCTGGCGGACGTTGCCAAGCCGCAGCCGGGCGAGACGCTACTGGTGTCGGGAGCTGCGGGTGCGGTCGGTTCGGCGGTGGGCCAGATCGGCAAGATCATGGGCTGCCGCGTGGTCGGCATCGCCGGTGGGGCCGACAAGTGCCGCCGGCTGATTGAGGACTACGGGTTCGATGCGGCGATCGACTACAAGGGGAAGGGCCATGAGGAACTGGTCGCAGCGATCAACGCCGCCGCGCCCGATGGCGTGAACGTCGTGTTCGAGAACGTCGGCGGTGCGGTGCTGGAAGCGGAAGTCTTCACTCTGGCTCACAACGCCCGCATCGTCCTGTGCGGCCTGATCAGCGAATACAACGCCACCGAGAAGGTGGGCCTGCGCAACCTGTGGCAGATCCTGGCGCGCCGGGCGACGATCCACGGCTTCCTGATCGCTGACTATGCACACCGCTTCGCCGAGGGGGGCGCGCAGATGGCGCAGTGGCTGGGCGAGGGAAAGCTGCGCGCGGACGAGGACGTGCAGGAAGGCCTGGAGAACGCCTACGACGCCTTCATGCGGCTGTTCTCCGGCGCCAACACCGGCAAGCTGGTCCTCAAGATCGCATAA
- a CDS encoding SDR family NAD(P)-dependent oxidoreductase, which yields MDLGLKGKKVILTGGSRGIGRAALEIYAEEGCDIAFFSRNADQVAETVEVLSRHGGKVIGEPLDMLDHEAYVAWLTSAADRLGGCDIFVPGASASGSGATGDWEACFNADIKGTVLGCETLLPYLEKSGDGAIVIMGSTAGTETFIVPQAFNALKAALIAYSGQLGQQVGAQGIRVNCVSPGPIKFAGGNWEAIQQAAPELYDATEASFALGRWGGAEEVAKTIVFLSSSASSYTTGTNVIIDGGYTKRVQF from the coding sequence ATGGATCTGGGATTGAAGGGCAAGAAGGTCATTCTGACGGGCGGTAGCCGCGGGATCGGCCGCGCCGCGCTCGAGATCTATGCCGAGGAAGGCTGCGACATCGCCTTCTTCTCGCGCAATGCCGACCAGGTCGCCGAGACGGTGGAAGTCCTCTCCCGCCATGGCGGCAAGGTCATCGGCGAGCCGCTCGATATGCTGGACCACGAAGCCTACGTCGCCTGGCTGACTTCGGCGGCGGACCGCCTGGGCGGTTGCGACATCTTCGTTCCCGGAGCCAGCGCCTCGGGCTCGGGCGCGACCGGCGACTGGGAAGCCTGCTTCAACGCCGACATCAAGGGCACCGTGCTCGGGTGCGAAACCCTGCTGCCGTACCTGGAGAAGTCGGGCGATGGCGCCATCGTCATCATGGGATCGACCGCCGGAACCGAGACCTTCATCGTGCCACAGGCCTTCAACGCCCTGAAGGCCGCGCTGATCGCGTATTCGGGCCAGCTCGGCCAGCAAGTCGGCGCGCAGGGCATCCGCGTGAACTGCGTCTCGCCGGGCCCGATCAAGTTCGCGGGTGGCAACTGGGAAGCCATCCAGCAGGCCGCGCCCGAACTCTACGACGCCACCGAAGCATCGTTCGCGCTCGGCCGCTGGGGCGGCGCCGAGGAAGTGGCGAAGACTATCGTCTTCCTGTCCAGCTCCGCATCGTCCTACACGACCGGCACCAACGTAATCATCGACGGCGGTTATACCAAGCGCGTCCAGTTCTGA